In Microbulbifer salipaludis, a genomic segment contains:
- a CDS encoding TonB-dependent receptor — MMYNADLSGKNRAFTLSTLSAAIAVTTALSGAASAAEIEEVVVTAQKRAENLQDVPIAISAFTGDSMKAMGVKNLTDLGKFTPGVEMNNDTPLQPTYSVRGIETGDFTVGSDPAVAVYVDGVYTGRGAGAEIPLADIERVEVLKGPQGTLFGRNATGGAIHIISKKPQADDTTELNLTAGNYGRQSTDLLLNRQLADNVYGRFTASTNRRDSFADNLANDFEVGNIDTQTYRASLLWEPTANTEVLVRAEYGIMDQGSALRSSIVPTLQAADGGSDVFGDYALDTPTIEDRDSWGTSVSIVHDFENVTFTSITAYRGFEAHLQQDEDGTANPDYMFGSANLDDQTQFSQEFRLNGATDTLKWTLGASYSREQLEHTTEAYFTGGSLESFAVYKGLQSDSMGLLGIPQDVFDAMPTTQQEELAVAARKALKDSGQEGAAVTQFMYDLFVAPGGVEDQLFTSVGLPTAYQLQRQQLLGSIYMGVAPFVAADTPWTETVFNEGDYRSTAIYGDATWSLTDKLDLTVGARYTADEKDFSIVSSYQNTLPVADMDINVMDDSGNPVIVPDGMGGFVPLTINLSQIPLRFGLAFNNSGNPDLNEQLNDTWNDLSGRVVLDYRWNDDVMTFISLSDGFKAGGFNSFTVAEGIDPSFDQEGVTNLEIGMKSSLFDNAVRFNASVFAYDYKNLQQLDLVGDPIPNYYLRNADAKGNGAEMELQWAATDSLFIAGNYSYLKTEYTRYQIIESIGETVERNSRVGQPRVGTPENKFNLMAEYTFDLADGGDVVLRGDYNWTDERVGSISDPARVIPDYQLMNLRAGWNSGSDRYSAALWVQNVTDEEIAGGYGGTGAAIGASPAWRYMPRMYGADFTVRF; from the coding sequence ATGATGTACAACGCAGATCTGTCCGGTAAAAACCGGGCCTTCACCCTGTCCACCCTGTCCGCTGCTATAGCGGTAACCACTGCACTCAGCGGCGCCGCCTCTGCGGCAGAGATCGAAGAGGTTGTGGTAACCGCGCAGAAGCGCGCGGAAAACCTGCAGGACGTGCCGATTGCCATTTCTGCCTTTACCGGCGACAGCATGAAGGCCATGGGTGTCAAAAACCTGACCGACCTGGGTAAATTTACCCCGGGCGTTGAAATGAACAATGATACCCCGCTGCAGCCGACCTACAGTGTGCGTGGCATTGAAACCGGCGACTTCACCGTGGGTTCTGACCCCGCGGTAGCGGTTTATGTGGACGGTGTGTACACCGGCCGTGGCGCTGGTGCTGAGATTCCGCTGGCGGACATTGAGCGTGTGGAAGTATTGAAGGGCCCGCAGGGGACCCTGTTTGGCCGCAACGCTACAGGCGGCGCCATCCATATTATTTCCAAGAAGCCGCAGGCCGACGACACTACCGAGCTGAACCTGACCGCGGGTAACTATGGTCGCCAGTCCACCGATCTGCTGCTGAATCGCCAACTGGCCGACAACGTTTACGGTCGCTTCACGGCATCGACCAACCGCCGCGATTCCTTCGCTGATAACCTGGCCAACGACTTCGAAGTCGGCAATATCGACACCCAGACTTATCGCGCGTCGCTGCTGTGGGAACCAACCGCGAATACCGAAGTTCTGGTCCGTGCAGAGTACGGCATCATGGACCAGGGCAGCGCCCTGCGTAGCTCGATTGTGCCTACCCTGCAGGCCGCTGATGGCGGCAGTGACGTGTTTGGTGACTACGCCCTGGACACTCCGACCATCGAGGATCGCGACTCCTGGGGAACCTCCGTCTCCATCGTGCACGACTTCGAAAATGTTACCTTCACCTCCATCACCGCATACCGTGGCTTTGAAGCGCACCTGCAACAGGATGAAGACGGTACCGCCAACCCGGATTACATGTTCGGTTCTGCCAACCTGGATGACCAGACGCAGTTCAGTCAGGAATTCCGCCTGAACGGCGCCACCGATACCCTCAAGTGGACCCTGGGTGCATCCTACTCGCGCGAGCAGCTGGAGCACACCACCGAAGCCTACTTCACCGGTGGCTCTCTCGAGTCTTTTGCGGTGTACAAAGGGCTGCAGTCTGATTCCATGGGTCTTCTGGGCATCCCGCAAGACGTGTTTGACGCCATGCCCACTACCCAGCAGGAAGAGCTGGCCGTGGCTGCCCGTAAGGCTCTGAAGGACTCCGGTCAGGAAGGTGCGGCGGTCACCCAGTTCATGTACGACCTGTTCGTGGCACCGGGCGGCGTTGAAGATCAGCTGTTCACCAGTGTTGGCCTGCCCACTGCATACCAGCTGCAGCGACAGCAGCTGTTGGGCTCCATTTACATGGGCGTAGCGCCGTTTGTTGCCGCTGACACGCCATGGACTGAAACGGTATTCAACGAAGGCGACTACCGCTCTACCGCAATTTACGGCGATGCCACCTGGAGCCTGACGGACAAGTTGGACCTGACGGTGGGCGCGCGCTACACCGCGGATGAAAAAGACTTCTCCATCGTCAGCAGCTATCAGAACACCTTGCCGGTTGCGGATATGGACATTAACGTCATGGACGATAGTGGCAACCCGGTAATCGTACCGGATGGTATGGGCGGTTTCGTTCCATTGACCATCAACCTCTCCCAGATCCCTCTGCGTTTTGGCCTGGCGTTTAACAACAGCGGTAACCCGGACCTGAATGAGCAGCTGAATGACACCTGGAATGATCTGTCCGGACGTGTGGTTCTGGATTACCGTTGGAACGATGACGTAATGACGTTCATCTCCCTGTCTGACGGCTTCAAGGCGGGTGGTTTCAACAGCTTTACCGTTGCCGAAGGTATCGACCCGTCGTTTGACCAGGAGGGTGTGACCAACCTGGAAATCGGCATGAAGAGCAGCCTGTTCGACAACGCCGTACGTTTCAATGCGTCTGTATTCGCATACGACTACAAGAACCTGCAGCAGCTGGACCTGGTGGGCGACCCGATCCCGAATTACTACCTGCGTAACGCCGATGCAAAAGGTAACGGCGCCGAGATGGAGCTGCAGTGGGCGGCTACCGATAGCCTGTTTATTGCCGGCAACTACTCTTACCTGAAGACAGAGTACACTCGCTACCAGATCATCGAATCCATTGGTGAGACCGTCGAGAGAAACTCCCGCGTCGGCCAGCCCCGTGTCGGCACACCGGAGAACAAGTTCAACCTGATGGCCGAGTACACCTTTGATCTGGCCGATGGCGGTGACGTGGTGTTGCGTGGCGATTACAACTGGACCGACGAGCGCGTTGGCTCCATCAGTGATCCCGCACGTGTTATCCCGGATTACCAGCTGATGAACCTGCGTGCTGGCTGGAACAGCGGCTCTGACCGTTACTCTGCCGCCCTGTGGGTGCAGAATGTTACCGATGAGGAGATCGCTGGTGGTTACGGCGGTACCGGTGCAGCAATCGGCGCCAGCCCCGCCTGGCGCTACATGCCGCGCATGTACGGAGCGGACTTCACCGTTCGCTTCTGA
- the egtB gene encoding ergothioneine biosynthesis protein EgtB, with translation MILTSDTDSPISPHRREAQGVSDGAAAGNVAAGISEHSYWHEPERELSIDERAGLLGRYQAVRSQTLVLADPLSAEDMQLQSMPDASPSKWHLAHTSWFFETFILQSSLSDYQPFHPAYHTLFNSYYNSLGKPFSRPHRGLLSRPSIEEIFSYRSRVDRAIEQWLCEEEVSTEQAKLLILGLNHEQQHQELLLTDIKHAFSINPLLPAYQEDAEGDRASEDIPPQAWLTVPEDNYTVGSDGEIFCFDNEGPAHQRFQSAFRLSSRLVTNGEYLEFLQEGGYQEPRLWLSDGWSRVQQENARAPIYWTQRDGEWFQFTLAGLQPLDLSAPVCHVNYYEADAFASWAGQRLPTEFEWEIAAWLHCHKDSAGNANMLESQQFQPVAEWEAGAGEAQLLGNLWQWTSSAYLPYPGFRASKDAVGEYNGKFMCNQMVLRGGSCVTPRDHIRISYRNFFYPHQAWQFTGVRLAGDL, from the coding sequence ATGATTCTGACTTCAGACACGGATTCGCCGATCTCGCCACATCGACGAGAGGCGCAAGGGGTATCCGACGGGGCAGCCGCAGGTAACGTCGCGGCGGGGATTTCTGAGCACAGTTACTGGCATGAGCCGGAGCGCGAATTATCGATCGATGAGCGCGCCGGACTACTTGGGCGCTATCAAGCCGTGCGCAGCCAGACACTGGTGCTCGCTGACCCACTCAGTGCCGAGGATATGCAGCTCCAGTCGATGCCGGATGCGAGCCCCAGCAAGTGGCACCTGGCCCACACCAGCTGGTTTTTTGAAACCTTCATCCTGCAATCCTCGCTCTCCGATTACCAGCCGTTCCACCCCGCCTATCACACCCTGTTCAATTCCTATTACAACTCCCTGGGAAAACCCTTCTCGCGGCCGCACCGTGGGCTGCTGTCCCGGCCGTCTATTGAAGAGATCTTCAGCTACCGCAGCCGTGTTGATCGGGCCATTGAACAGTGGCTGTGTGAGGAAGAGGTTTCCACTGAGCAGGCAAAATTGCTGATACTGGGGTTGAACCACGAACAGCAGCATCAGGAGCTGCTGCTGACCGATATCAAGCATGCATTTTCCATCAACCCGCTGCTGCCCGCCTACCAGGAGGATGCTGAGGGCGACCGTGCGTCTGAAGACATACCGCCACAGGCGTGGCTCACGGTGCCCGAGGACAACTACACCGTGGGCAGTGATGGGGAAATTTTCTGCTTTGACAACGAGGGGCCGGCCCATCAGCGATTCCAGTCGGCATTCCGTCTGTCATCGCGTCTGGTTACCAACGGCGAATATCTCGAGTTTCTTCAGGAGGGTGGCTATCAAGAGCCACGCCTGTGGCTGTCGGATGGCTGGAGCCGGGTACAGCAAGAGAACGCCCGGGCACCGATCTACTGGACGCAACGGGATGGGGAATGGTTCCAGTTTACCCTCGCCGGTTTACAGCCACTGGATTTGTCTGCACCCGTGTGCCACGTGAACTATTACGAGGCCGATGCCTTTGCCAGTTGGGCCGGGCAACGCCTGCCGACCGAGTTTGAATGGGAGATCGCCGCCTGGCTACATTGTCACAAGGATTCGGCAGGCAATGCCAATATGCTGGAGTCGCAGCAATTCCAGCCTGTTGCCGAATGGGAGGCGGGGGCTGGTGAGGCACAGTTGCTCGGTAACCTCTGGCAGTGGACCTCCAGTGCGTATCTTCCGTATCCGGGCTTTCGTGCGAGCAAAGACGCGGTAGGCGAATACAACGGAAAGTTCATGTGCAATCAGATGGTGTTGCGTGGTGGTTCCTGTGTGACGCCCCGCGATCATATCCGCATCAGCTATCGCAATTTCTTTTATCCGCACCAGGCATGGCAATTCACCGGTGTTCGACTGGCAGGAGATCTATAG
- the egtD gene encoding L-histidine N(alpha)-methyltransferase, giving the protein MAVQASIKGRGGDHSAFQNDHREAFQADVLAGLSGKQKTLPCKYLYDEAGSKLFEAICELEDYYLTRTEADIFHSNLDSMAALLGPSAVLVEPGAGNCEKAEPLLTAMDTPHAFYPLDISPEILLNAQQRIQARLPDLTVTPVVGDFTCAQPWGEIPPSSHRKVIFFPGSTIGNFSPDKASTLLAQFRSYLSTGDGLLIGVDLVKDSVVLERAYADSDHVTERFNKNLLSRINSELDGNFDTEAFAHRAFYHPHRQRVEMHLVSLCDQKVQVAGQTFDFEEGETIHTENSHKYTRAGLEALLRESGFNPTQFWTDNKQHYAIYYAETL; this is encoded by the coding sequence ATGGCAGTTCAGGCATCAATCAAGGGAAGGGGCGGGGATCATAGCGCTTTTCAAAATGATCACCGGGAGGCATTCCAGGCTGATGTTCTGGCGGGGCTGTCGGGCAAACAGAAAACCCTGCCGTGCAAATACCTGTACGACGAAGCCGGCTCAAAACTGTTCGAGGCGATTTGCGAGCTGGAGGATTACTACCTGACACGCACCGAGGCGGATATTTTCCACTCCAACCTCGATAGCATGGCGGCATTGTTGGGGCCGTCTGCTGTGCTGGTGGAGCCGGGTGCGGGGAACTGCGAAAAGGCAGAGCCACTGTTGACGGCCATGGATACCCCCCACGCCTTTTACCCACTGGATATCTCTCCGGAAATTCTGCTGAATGCACAGCAACGCATTCAGGCCCGGCTGCCGGATCTCACGGTCACGCCGGTGGTGGGCGACTTTACCTGCGCGCAACCCTGGGGGGAAATCCCTCCGTCGTCGCATAGAAAAGTGATCTTTTTCCCGGGATCGACTATCGGGAATTTTTCGCCCGATAAGGCCAGCACTCTGCTTGCGCAGTTTCGCAGTTACCTGTCTACCGGAGATGGGCTGTTGATTGGCGTTGACCTGGTGAAGGACTCCGTGGTGCTGGAGCGCGCTTATGCCGACAGTGATCATGTCACGGAACGGTTCAACAAGAATCTGTTGTCGCGCATCAATAGTGAGCTGGATGGAAATTTCGACACCGAGGCGTTTGCACATCGCGCCTTCTACCATCCGCATCGGCAGCGGGTGGAGATGCATCTCGTCAGTCTGTGTGACCAGAAAGTACAGGTAGCCGGGCAGACGTTTGACTTCGAGGAAGGCGAGACCATCCATACGGAGAACAGCCACAAATATACCCGGGCAGGGCTGGAGGCTCTGCTGCGGGAGAGCGGTTTCAATCCAACGCAATTCTGGACCGATAATAAACAACACTATGCGATCTATTATGCTGAAACTCTTTGA
- a CDS encoding DUF411 domain-containing protein: MLKLFERNGSYTFWRIAASLCVVAALAACSTTDTRQEQGADSEIVVYKSPFCLCCNDWITHLEQNAFTVSSENGLDTAAVKQQWGIHPSMQGCHTGVWNRQYVFEGHVPARLIRKFLANPPANSIGLAVPGMPQGSPGMYRGKNFAPYVVYAIQANGEYRFYEKVTAPEAS; this comes from the coding sequence ATGCTGAAACTCTTTGAGCGAAACGGCTCCTATACATTCTGGCGTATTGCAGCCTCGCTCTGCGTCGTCGCTGCGCTGGCGGCCTGCAGTACAACCGATACCCGCCAGGAGCAGGGCGCGGACAGCGAAATCGTGGTTTACAAGTCCCCGTTTTGCCTGTGTTGCAATGACTGGATTACCCATCTGGAGCAGAATGCCTTCACTGTGAGCAGCGAAAATGGCCTGGATACCGCTGCCGTCAAACAGCAGTGGGGCATTCATCCAAGCATGCAGGGCTGCCATACCGGGGTGTGGAATCGGCAGTACGTATTTGAAGGGCATGTGCCGGCGCGCCTGATACGTAAATTCCTTGCCAATCCTCCCGCAAACAGTATTGGCCTCGCTGTACCCGGGATGCCTCAGGGCAGCCCCGGCATGTACCGTGGCAAAAACTTTGCGCCTTATGTGGTGTATGCCATACAGGCCAATGGTGAATACCGTTTCTACGAAAAAGTGACCGCGCCAGAGGCTTCCTGA
- a CDS encoding hydrolase, with product MIIPAFEPAIGLGNCHLQTLFPRYHRPKPWIKTQRQWLATPDGDRLALHTPAPLQNDPHRPIVLILHGLEGSVESPYVQGLMQALVAKRFQVAVMHFRGCGGIPNLLPRAYHSGDTGDARWLAGHLRAHFPASLLMAVGYSLGGNVLLKWLGEDGTGSPLSAAVSVSAPLDLHLSSRRMDTGFSKVYQKHLLTSLRESLGRKAKDPALAAAMPPLGNARYFENFRTFDHHFTAPLHGFRGVDDYYTRASSRPYLASVTQPTLLIHAMDDPFVCPNAVPTPSDVSGAVTLKLSKRGGHVGFVAGSLWRPEYWLEQAIPAFLMAHRNSAVDFPVSFP from the coding sequence TTGATTATTCCAGCGTTCGAGCCCGCCATCGGGCTCGGCAACTGCCACCTGCAGACCCTGTTTCCCCGATACCACCGACCCAAGCCCTGGATCAAAACGCAGCGCCAGTGGCTGGCTACCCCGGATGGCGACCGCCTGGCTTTGCACACACCGGCACCGTTGCAAAACGATCCACACCGCCCAATCGTCCTGATACTGCACGGCCTTGAAGGGTCGGTGGAGTCTCCGTATGTGCAGGGGCTGATGCAGGCACTTGTGGCAAAGCGCTTCCAGGTTGCGGTCATGCATTTTCGTGGGTGCGGTGGCATCCCCAACCTGCTGCCCAGGGCCTACCACAGCGGCGACACGGGCGATGCCCGCTGGCTCGCCGGCCACCTGCGAGCGCATTTTCCGGCGTCGCTGCTGATGGCGGTGGGGTATTCGCTCGGTGGCAATGTCCTATTGAAGTGGTTGGGGGAAGACGGTACAGGCAGTCCTCTCAGCGCCGCCGTTTCTGTTTCCGCGCCACTTGATCTGCACCTGTCCAGCCGGCGGATGGATACCGGCTTTTCCAAGGTGTACCAGAAGCACCTGTTGACCAGTCTGCGCGAAAGCCTCGGGCGCAAAGCGAAGGACCCGGCGTTGGCCGCCGCAATGCCGCCACTGGGCAATGCCCGTTATTTCGAGAATTTTCGCACCTTCGACCACCACTTTACCGCGCCTCTGCACGGGTTTCGTGGCGTTGACGACTACTACACCCGGGCTTCCAGTCGGCCGTATCTCGCCAGCGTAACCCAACCCACATTATTGATTCATGCAATGGACGATCCTTTTGTGTGCCCGAACGCGGTGCCCACGCCATCGGATGTGAGCGGCGCGGTGACACTCAAGTTAAGCAAGCGGGGCGGGCATGTGGGCTTTGTTGCCGGCAGCCTGTGGCGGCCGGAGTACTGGCTGGAGCAGGCGATCCCGGCGTTCCTGATGGCCCATCGCAACAGCGCTGTTGACTTTCCAGTATCGTTCCCCTAA
- a CDS encoding TonB-dependent receptor plug domain-containing protein, giving the protein MNKILLSCAVASAVSVPAFANTITTSTSSESEPGIPDLETIIVVSARQGEPLRRVATSVTVLDEADIKARGLASLADVLRSAPSVSVSNSGGMGRATTLRVRGEDGFRTLVRIDGVEISDPTGTQGGAPIQHILSNGLARVELLRGPQGMLYGADAGGVLDISTRRDDTGHRIDIGAEGGSFDTRRYNASAGGAAGALDYFVTASKAHTRGFNTSTFDTELQDDDGYNNTTLHGRAGWNLSEEWRAEAIVRDTKASGEFDRCGWPVTQDVCTEDFRQQNTRVSLARDSEGGQQTLSYSRADLSRTNYAAGAVSYDTEGDIQTLNLNGSAGLAESQAFIYGLERREDTVRDLNRDRWAAYSEYQGAYAEQVFFTLGLRHDDNSDFGGHNSFRASTAYLLDSFAHGSLKLKASYGTGFRAPSLFEINYNRSQNNPDLPLLAPEESRGVEWGIEYFGDNALHLEFVQFDQIIENEIGFDLVDYTGYLQSGGRSHSRGVELIANAQLSDTLRVSANYTYTDSQTTSDTPRVRRPKQLANFGVSYQPSSALSVALNIRSSADAVDIDGSAMDDYQVLDASLRYRVSAATTVFFRGENLADKAYYEVPGYNTAGAAGYAGVEFTF; this is encoded by the coding sequence TTGAATAAAATTCTATTGAGCTGCGCTGTTGCATCGGCGGTCAGCGTTCCGGCGTTTGCCAACACCATTACCACCAGCACCAGTAGCGAATCCGAACCTGGGATTCCCGATCTGGAAACGATCATTGTCGTGAGCGCCCGACAGGGCGAGCCCCTGCGCCGTGTGGCTACCTCGGTGACGGTCCTGGACGAAGCCGACATCAAGGCCCGCGGCCTTGCCTCGCTGGCCGATGTGTTGCGCAGCGCACCTTCCGTCTCCGTCTCCAACTCCGGAGGAATGGGCAGGGCAACGACTCTGCGCGTACGCGGTGAAGACGGCTTCCGCACCCTGGTGCGTATCGACGGGGTCGAAATCTCCGATCCCACCGGCACCCAGGGCGGTGCCCCAATCCAGCATATTCTGAGCAACGGCCTGGCGCGTGTCGAACTGCTGCGCGGTCCTCAGGGCATGCTCTATGGCGCCGACGCGGGTGGCGTACTGGATATTTCCACGCGCCGTGATGACACCGGGCACAGGATCGATATCGGGGCTGAGGGCGGTAGTTTCGACACCAGACGCTACAATGCGAGCGCCGGCGGTGCTGCCGGAGCGCTGGATTACTTTGTTACCGCCAGCAAAGCCCATACCCGCGGCTTTAACACCAGCACCTTCGATACCGAGCTTCAGGACGACGACGGCTATAACAATACGACCCTGCACGGTCGTGCTGGCTGGAATCTGTCGGAAGAATGGCGCGCTGAAGCCATTGTGCGGGACACCAAAGCCAGCGGCGAATTTGATCGCTGCGGTTGGCCGGTTACCCAGGATGTCTGTACCGAAGACTTCCGCCAGCAAAACACACGGGTCAGCCTCGCTCGGGATAGCGAAGGTGGCCAGCAAACCTTGTCCTATTCCCGTGCCGATTTGAGCCGCACCAACTATGCAGCCGGTGCCGTCTCGTACGATACCGAGGGCGACATACAGACGCTGAACCTGAACGGCTCCGCAGGCCTGGCTGAATCGCAGGCGTTCATTTATGGTCTGGAGCGCCGCGAAGATACTGTGCGCGACCTCAATCGTGATCGCTGGGCGGCATACTCGGAGTATCAGGGCGCTTACGCGGAACAGGTGTTTTTCACCCTGGGCCTGCGCCACGACGATAATTCAGACTTTGGCGGCCACAACAGTTTTCGGGCCAGTACGGCGTACCTGCTCGATTCTTTTGCCCATGGCTCCCTGAAACTGAAGGCGAGCTATGGCACCGGCTTCCGTGCGCCGAGCCTTTTCGAGATCAACTACAACCGCTCGCAAAATAATCCCGATCTGCCACTGCTGGCCCCGGAAGAAAGCCGCGGTGTGGAGTGGGGGATCGAATATTTTGGCGATAACGCGCTGCATCTTGAGTTCGTGCAGTTCGATCAGATCATCGAAAATGAAATCGGTTTTGATCTCGTCGACTATACCGGCTATCTGCAAAGCGGCGGCCGCAGCCATTCCCGCGGTGTGGAACTGATTGCGAACGCCCAGCTGAGTGACACGCTGCGGGTTTCTGCCAATTACACCTACACCGACAGCCAGACCACCAGCGATACGCCGCGGGTGCGACGCCCGAAACAGCTGGCAAACTTTGGGGTTAGCTACCAGCCATCCAGTGCGCTGAGTGTGGCGCTGAACATCCGCTCCAGTGCCGATGCGGTGGATATCGATGGGTCGGCGATGGACGATTACCAGGTGCTGGATGCGAGCCTGCGCTACCGTGTGAGCGCGGCAACGACCGTGTTCTTTCGCGGGGAAAACCTTGCCGACAAGGCGTATTACGAGGTGCCCGGCTATAACACCGCGGGTGCGGCAGGATACGCCGGTGTAGAATTCACGTTTTAA
- the cobO gene encoding cob(I)yrinic acid a,c-diamide adenosyltransferase yields MSDDQQKKNTRHKEVMQKQKAKVDANIAAADTERGVAVLLTGNGKGKSSSAFGMVIRALGYGHKVGVVQFIKGAQLSGEELYIRNQCPQVTLYQMGTGFTWDTQDRTGDIAAAEKTWAEARKMLTDPGYDLVVLDELTYMLAYKYLDEQMVLDAIAQRPMEQSVVVTGRGGGSALQAVMDTVSEVKDIKHAFKAGIKARKGVDY; encoded by the coding sequence ATGTCGGACGACCAGCAGAAAAAAAATACGCGGCACAAAGAAGTCATGCAAAAGCAGAAAGCCAAGGTGGATGCCAATATCGCCGCGGCGGATACCGAGCGTGGTGTCGCAGTTCTGCTCACCGGTAACGGCAAGGGGAAGTCCAGTTCGGCGTTCGGCATGGTCATCCGTGCACTGGGATACGGTCACAAGGTGGGAGTCGTGCAGTTTATCAAAGGGGCGCAGCTCTCCGGTGAGGAACTCTATATCAGGAACCAGTGCCCACAGGTTACGCTTTACCAGATGGGCACCGGCTTTACCTGGGACACCCAGGACCGCACTGGCGACATCGCGGCAGCGGAAAAAACCTGGGCTGAAGCGCGCAAAATGCTCACCGATCCCGGCTACGACCTGGTGGTGCTGGACGAGCTCACTTACATGCTCGCGTACAAATACCTCGATGAACAAATGGTGCTTGATGCAATCGCGCAGCGACCAATGGAGCAGAGTGTGGTCGTCACCGGACGTGGTGGCGGCAGTGCGTTGCAGGCAGTGATGGATACGGTGTCTGAAGTGAAAGACATCAAGCATGCGTTCAAGGCCGGCATCAAAGCCCGAAAAGGCGTGGACTACTAA
- a CDS encoding cobyric acid synthase, whose product MSVLMVQGTTSDAGKSTLVAGLGRYFARRGVRVAPFKPQNMALNSAVTADGGEIGRAQALQALACGLAPHTDMNPVLLKPASDTGAQVIIQGRAIGNMQALDYHHYKVTAQNAVLDSFTRLQGQYDLVLVEGAGSPAEINLRENDIANMGFAEAVDCPVILIADIDRGGVFAHLVGTLELLSASERARVVGFVINRFRGDLKLLQSGLDWLEDYTGKPVLGVLPYLHDLYLDAEDAISSQQLAPVNASDRGLKIVVPVLPRISNHTDFDALRLLPNVDLQFVSVRAPVPPCDLIILPGSKNVRADLAFLKEHHWPAQLERHLRYGGKLIGICGGMQMLGRVLHDPEGIEDTAGSEAGLGYLDFSTTLQPVKALENVAGTLRLTEGGSPVAVSGYEIHCGTSEGPALENPALCLRDGNGAARPDGAISGDGQVLATYVHGLFDDPSAQSALLQWCGVVDATAVDLDAHRQQQLDRLADTVEAYLDKSWLAQFEATP is encoded by the coding sequence ATGTCGGTATTGATGGTTCAGGGCACCACATCGGATGCGGGTAAAAGTACGCTGGTGGCGGGGCTCGGGCGCTATTTCGCCCGTCGCGGTGTGCGGGTAGCGCCGTTCAAACCACAAAACATGGCTCTGAACAGCGCGGTCACAGCCGATGGTGGCGAAATCGGCCGCGCCCAGGCACTGCAGGCGTTGGCCTGTGGGTTAGCACCGCACACGGATATGAACCCGGTGCTGCTCAAGCCGGCGTCGGATACGGGCGCGCAAGTAATTATCCAGGGCAGGGCGATTGGCAATATGCAGGCGCTGGATTACCACCATTACAAAGTGACTGCGCAGAATGCGGTGCTCGATTCGTTCACCCGCTTGCAAGGTCAGTATGACCTGGTACTGGTCGAAGGCGCCGGCAGCCCGGCGGAAATCAATCTGCGCGAAAACGATATCGCCAACATGGGGTTCGCCGAGGCGGTGGATTGCCCGGTCATTCTGATAGCCGATATTGATCGCGGCGGGGTCTTCGCACACCTGGTCGGTACCCTTGAATTACTTTCCGCGAGCGAACGTGCCCGTGTGGTGGGTTTTGTGATTAACCGATTTCGCGGCGACCTGAAGCTGCTGCAGTCCGGGCTCGATTGGCTGGAGGACTACACCGGCAAACCCGTACTCGGTGTGCTGCCGTACCTGCACGATCTGTATCTCGATGCGGAAGACGCCATCAGCAGTCAGCAGCTAGCACCCGTGAATGCTAGCGATCGCGGGCTGAAAATTGTTGTGCCCGTTTTGCCCCGGATCAGCAATCACACGGATTTCGATGCGTTGCGGTTGCTTCCCAACGTCGACCTGCAGTTTGTCAGTGTGCGAGCGCCAGTCCCACCCTGTGACCTGATCATTCTCCCCGGCAGCAAAAATGTCCGTGCGGATCTCGCTTTCCTGAAAGAGCACCACTGGCCTGCGCAACTGGAGCGGCACCTTCGCTATGGTGGCAAACTCATCGGTATCTGCGGCGGGATGCAGATGCTTGGGCGCGTGCTGCATGATCCCGAGGGTATTGAAGATACCGCCGGGAGTGAAGCGGGCCTCGGTTATCTTGATTTCTCCACCACGTTGCAGCCGGTCAAGGCGTTGGAAAATGTTGCCGGTACACTGCGGCTCACCGAGGGCGGGTCGCCGGTTGCAGTCAGCGGCTACGAAATTCACTGTGGCACGAGCGAAGGGCCGGCGCTGGAAAATCCGGCGCTGTGTCTGCGCGACGGCAATGGTGCTGCGAGACCTGATGGCGCCATCAGCGGCGATGGGCAGGTACTCGCTACCTACGTGCACGGCCTGTTCGACGACCCGTCGGCACAGAGCGCGCTACTTCAGTGGTGTGGTGTTGTGGACGCCACGGCGGTGGATCTCGATGCACATCGGCAACAGCAACTCGACCGTCTGGCGGATACCGTGGAAGCGTATCTCGACAAATCCTGGCTGGCACAGTTTGAGGCCACGCCGTGA